In a single window of the Ancylobacter polymorphus genome:
- the serS gene encoding serine--tRNA ligase, which translates to MHDIKWIREEPNGLVNALVRRGTDASEAQALVEGLIALDETRRSGIVRLEELQARRNAASKEIGAAKKAGENDRAEALMAEVGALKTDIPALEEQVKAAEAELHNRLAAIPNVPLDVVPEGKDEHDNVEIALVGQKIGFPFVPKQHFEIGEGLGQMDFEAAAKLSGARFVVLKNKMARLERAIGQFFIDTHTEEHGYTEVAPPVLVKDEAMFGTAQLPKFREDQFRAGEDFWLIPTAEVPLTNLVAQSILSEEELPLRFTALTPCFRAEAGSAGRDTRGMIRQHQFNKVEMVSITTPEQSADEHERMLACAQAVLKKLGLHFRVVTLCTGDMGFASAKTYDIEVWLPGQNAFREISSCSTCTDFQARRMNARYRPAGAKAPRYLHTLNGSGVAVGRAMVAILENYQNEDGSVTVPDVLVPYMGGLTRIERA; encoded by the coding sequence ATGCACGACATCAAGTGGATCCGCGAAGAGCCGAACGGGCTCGTCAACGCGCTGGTGCGGCGCGGCACCGATGCCTCGGAAGCGCAGGCGCTGGTCGAAGGGCTGATCGCCCTCGACGAGACCCGCCGTTCCGGCATCGTCCGGCTGGAAGAGCTGCAGGCCCGCCGCAACGCCGCCTCCAAGGAGATCGGCGCCGCCAAGAAGGCGGGCGAGAACGACCGGGCTGAGGCGCTGATGGCCGAGGTCGGCGCGCTGAAGACTGATATTCCCGCACTGGAAGAGCAGGTGAAGGCGGCCGAAGCCGAACTGCACAACCGGCTCGCCGCCATTCCCAACGTGCCGCTCGATGTGGTGCCCGAGGGCAAGGACGAGCACGACAATGTCGAGATCGCCCTCGTCGGCCAGAAGATCGGCTTTCCCTTCGTGCCGAAGCAGCATTTCGAGATTGGTGAAGGCCTCGGCCAGATGGATTTCGAGGCGGCGGCGAAACTCTCCGGCGCCCGGTTCGTGGTGCTGAAGAACAAGATGGCGCGTCTGGAGCGCGCCATCGGCCAGTTCTTCATCGACACCCACACCGAAGAACACGGCTACACGGAAGTGGCGCCGCCGGTGCTGGTCAAGGACGAGGCCATGTTCGGCACGGCGCAGTTGCCGAAGTTCCGCGAGGATCAGTTCCGTGCCGGTGAGGACTTCTGGCTCATCCCCACCGCCGAAGTGCCGCTGACCAATCTCGTCGCGCAGTCCATCCTCTCCGAGGAAGAGCTGCCGCTGCGCTTCACCGCGCTCACCCCCTGCTTCCGCGCCGAGGCGGGATCGGCGGGGCGGGATACGCGCGGCATGATCCGCCAGCACCAGTTCAACAAGGTGGAGATGGTCTCCATCACCACGCCGGAACAGTCGGCGGACGAGCATGAGCGCATGCTCGCCTGCGCGCAGGCGGTGCTGAAGAAGCTCGGCCTGCATTTCCGCGTCGTCACGCTCTGCACCGGCGACATGGGCTTCGCCTCGGCCAAGACCTATGACATCGAGGTCTGGCTGCCGGGCCAGAACGCCTTCCGCGAGATTTCCTCCTGCTCCACCTGCACCGATTTCCAGGCGCGGCGGATGAATGCGCGCTACCGCCCGGCGGGCGCCAAGGCGCCGCGCTACCTGCACACGCTCAATGGTTCGGGCGTCGCGGTCGGCCGGGCGATGGTGGCGATCCTGGAAAATTACCAGAACGAGGACGGCTCGGTGACGGTGCCGGACGTGCTGGTGCCTTATATGGGCGGGCTGACGCGGATCGAACGCGCCTGA
- the surE gene encoding 5'/3'-nucleotidase SurE has translation MRILVTNDDGIHAPGLDACARIARALSDDVWVVAPETDQSGVSHSLSLSDPLRLRQVEEKRFAVKGTPTDCVIMAVRHLLADHKPDLVLSGVNRGQNVAEDVGYSGTVAGAMEGTVLGIPSIALSQAYGFETRKAPPYDVAEHWGPQVVRTLLEEGIPPGIVVNVNFPNRPVDEVRGIAVTAQGRRDQDLLRIDARNDGRGNPYFWIAFEKRIFDTVNGSDLHALDEGCISVTPLRLDMTDEPMMTRLAQVFAKPSAAAKPR, from the coding sequence ATGCGCATCCTGGTGACGAATGACGACGGCATCCACGCGCCGGGTTTGGACGCCTGCGCCCGCATTGCCCGGGCGCTGTCCGACGATGTGTGGGTGGTGGCGCCGGAAACCGACCAGTCCGGCGTGTCGCATTCGCTCTCCCTGTCCGATCCGCTGCGGCTGCGGCAGGTGGAGGAGAAGCGCTTCGCGGTGAAGGGCACGCCTACCGACTGCGTCATCATGGCGGTGCGGCACCTCCTCGCAGACCACAAGCCCGATCTCGTGCTCTCCGGCGTCAATCGCGGCCAGAACGTCGCCGAGGATGTCGGTTATTCCGGCACGGTGGCCGGCGCGATGGAAGGCACGGTGCTCGGCATTCCCTCCATCGCCCTGTCGCAGGCCTATGGCTTCGAGACCCGCAAGGCGCCGCCCTATGATGTCGCCGAACATTGGGGCCCGCAGGTGGTGCGCACGCTGCTGGAAGAGGGCATTCCGCCCGGCATCGTGGTCAATGTGAACTTCCCCAACCGCCCGGTGGACGAGGTGCGCGGCATCGCCGTCACCGCGCAAGGCCGGCGCGATCAGGATTTGCTGCGCATCGACGCGCGTAATGACGGAAGGGGAAACCCCTATTTCTGGATCGCCTTCGAGAAGCGTATCTTCGACACGGTCAACGGCTCGGACCTGCACGCGCTCGACGAGGGCTGCATTTCCGTCACGCCGCTGCGCCTCGACATGACCGACGAGCCGATGATGACGCGGCTGGCGCAGGTCTTCGCCAAGCCCTCGGCGGCCGCGAAGCCGCGCTGA
- a CDS encoding protein-L-isoaspartate(D-aspartate) O-methyltransferase produces MSGAEISEDLQRAELLLALRKRGMREWQVMRAMEQVPRERFVEPAFRPIAWRDLALPLDCGQTISQPTVVALMTEALELGPSHSVLEIGTGSGYQAAILASIAGHVVTLERFRTLADSAARRLAALGYANVEVLVADGREGAPQRAPFDRIILTAAVEEVPPALFEQLAMGGILVAPVGPPEATQTLMRYRRGLQGLETRELARVRFVPMLAGVAVVL; encoded by the coding sequence GTGAGCGGCGCCGAGATAAGCGAGGATCTGCAGCGCGCCGAGCTGCTGCTGGCGCTGCGCAAGCGCGGCATGCGCGAGTGGCAGGTGATGCGCGCCATGGAGCAGGTGCCGCGCGAGCGCTTCGTCGAGCCGGCGTTCCGCCCCATCGCCTGGCGCGATCTCGCTCTGCCGCTCGATTGCGGCCAGACCATCAGCCAGCCCACCGTGGTGGCGCTGATGACCGAGGCGCTGGAACTTGGTCCCTCCCACAGCGTGCTGGAGATCGGCACCGGCTCCGGCTACCAGGCTGCCATCCTCGCCAGTATCGCCGGCCATGTGGTGACGCTGGAGCGCTTTCGCACGCTGGCGGATTCGGCGGCGCGGCGGCTCGCCGCGCTCGGCTATGCCAATGTCGAGGTGCTGGTCGCCGACGGGCGCGAGGGGGCTCCTCAGCGCGCGCCGTTCGACCGCATCATCCTCACCGCCGCCGTCGAAGAAGTGCCCCCGGCGCTGTTCGAGCAGCTGGCCATGGGGGGCATTCTGGTCGCCCCGGTCGGGCCGCCGGAGGCGACGCAAACTCTCATGCGCTACCGGCGTGGATTGCAGGGGCTGGAGACGCGCGAACTGGCGCGTGTGCGCTTCGTGCCGATGCTCGCGGGTGTCGCGGTAGTGCTCTGA
- a CDS encoding M23 family metallopeptidase: MRTFLKVSGAGPLMRISAVALMAAGMAACSADSARFSANPNSNPFASQPTYTGSVAAAPTGAVQSAPMAAAPGNGVPLAPVGQQTASAYPAPGAAPAPYGAQSPYGAPAYGAPVATSPYGAPVQPAPTQVAAAPTHLSSPVPAQPGYGGTQPLYGSQPQPLAAATPAPVRTPQVAASGGSHVVAPGETLSSIARNYGLTRTELANANGIDFNTMVRIGQKLTIPGASGGAVIAAAPKPAATPAAPKPTPVVATAPATPAATPAPVAQAAAPKPQTIAAVKPSETPDEIRTAAAGPQFRWPVRGRVISGFGPKPGGQQNEGINISVPEGTAVKAAEDGVVAYAGSELKGYGNLVLIKHADGWVTAYANNSALEVKKGDTVKRGQVIAKAGQTGNVSSPQLHFEIRKGSQPVDPSQYLAGL; encoded by the coding sequence ATGCGTACGTTTCTGAAGGTGTCCGGTGCCGGTCCCCTCATGCGGATTTCCGCCGTCGCTCTGATGGCAGCGGGAATGGCCGCGTGCAGTGCCGATTCCGCCCGGTTCAGCGCCAATCCGAACAGCAACCCCTTCGCCTCGCAGCCGACCTATACCGGCTCCGTCGCCGCCGCGCCGACCGGCGCGGTGCAGAGCGCGCCCATGGCGGCGGCGCCCGGCAATGGCGTGCCGCTGGCCCCGGTCGGTCAGCAGACGGCGAGCGCCTACCCCGCGCCCGGTGCCGCGCCGGCCCCCTATGGTGCGCAGTCCCCCTACGGCGCCCCGGCCTATGGCGCCCCGGTGGCGACCTCGCCCTATGGCGCGCCCGTCCAGCCGGCTCCCACCCAGGTTGCTGCGGCTCCGACGCATCTCTCCTCGCCCGTTCCCGCGCAGCCGGGCTATGGCGGCACGCAGCCGCTTTATGGCAGCCAGCCGCAGCCCCTCGCCGCCGCCACGCCCGCCCCCGTTCGCACGCCGCAGGTCGCGGCGTCCGGCGGTTCGCATGTGGTGGCTCCGGGCGAGACGCTGAGCTCCATCGCCCGCAATTATGGGCTGACGCGCACCGAACTCGCCAATGCCAATGGCATCGACTTCAACACCATGGTGCGCATAGGCCAGAAGCTGACCATTCCGGGCGCGTCCGGCGGGGCGGTGATCGCCGCCGCGCCGAAGCCCGCCGCCACGCCGGCGGCGCCGAAGCCGACCCCCGTCGTCGCCACCGCGCCGGCGACCCCGGCCGCCACTCCCGCGCCGGTCGCCCAGGCTGCGGCGCCGAAGCCGCAGACCATCGCCGCCGTCAAGCCTTCCGAGACTCCGGACGAAATCCGCACCGCCGCTGCGGGCCCGCAGTTCCGCTGGCCGGTGCGCGGGCGCGTCATCTCCGGCTTCGGGCCGAAGCCGGGCGGCCAGCAGAATGAGGGCATAAACATCTCGGTGCCGGAAGGCACGGCGGTGAAGGCCGCCGAGGATGGCGTCGTCGCCTATGCCGGCAGCGAGCTTAAGGGCTATGGCAATCTCGTCCTCATCAAGCACGCCGATGGCTGGGTGACCGCCTATGCCAATAACAGCGCGCTTGAGGTGAAGAAGGGCGACACGGTCAAGCGCGGCCAGGTGATCGCCAAGGCCGGCCAGACCGGCAACGTCTCCTCGCCGCAGCTGCATTTCGAAATCCGCAAGGGCTCGCAGCCGGTCGACCCGTCTCAGTACCTCGCCGGCCTCTGA
- a CDS encoding ATP-binding protein, with the protein MTHTPADLGAVLTRIAEALERIAPARPATADFTAADAFIWHADERRLEAVPRVSRVEMDLLKGIERTRDLLLDNTLRFARDLPANNALLWGARGMGKSSLVKAAHASVNAEMAREGKPPLKLVEIHREDIETLPALMSLVRPAPFRFVIFCDDLSFDADDTSYKSLKAVLEGGIEGRPENVIFYATSNRRHILAREMVENERSTAINPGEAVEEKVSLSDRFGLWLGFHKCSQDDYLAMIDSYVAHFAIPIAPEVLRQEALEWSTTRGARSGRTAWQYVQDVAGRLGVALTEPPAAPR; encoded by the coding sequence ATGACGCACACACCCGCTGATCTCGGCGCCGTTCTCACCCGCATCGCCGAGGCGCTCGAACGCATCGCCCCGGCCCGGCCGGCGACGGCGGATTTCACCGCGGCCGACGCCTTCATCTGGCACGCCGATGAACGCCGGCTTGAGGCCGTGCCGCGTGTCAGCCGGGTCGAGATGGACCTGCTCAAGGGCATCGAGCGCACCCGCGACCTGCTGCTCGACAACACGCTGCGCTTCGCCCGGGACCTGCCGGCCAACAATGCGCTGCTGTGGGGCGCGCGCGGCATGGGCAAGAGTTCGCTGGTGAAGGCCGCCCACGCCTCTGTGAATGCCGAGATGGCCCGCGAGGGCAAGCCGCCGCTCAAGCTGGTGGAAATTCACCGCGAGGATATCGAGACCCTGCCCGCGCTGATGAGCCTGGTGCGGCCGGCGCCGTTCCGATTCGTCATCTTCTGCGATGACCTGTCCTTCGACGCCGACGACACCTCCTACAAGTCCCTGAAGGCGGTGCTGGAAGGCGGCATCGAAGGGCGGCCGGAGAATGTGATCTTCTACGCCACCTCAAACCGCCGCCACATACTGGCGCGCGAGATGGTGGAGAATGAGCGTTCGACCGCGATCAATCCGGGCGAGGCGGTGGAGGAAAAGGTTTCGCTCTCCGACCGTTTCGGCCTTTGGCTCGGCTTCCACAAATGCAGCCAGGACGATTATCTCGCGATGATCGACAGCTATGTCGCGCATTTCGCGATTCCCATCGCGCCCGAGGTTCTGCGGCAGGAGGCGCTGGAATGGTCCACCACGCGCGGGGCGCGTTCGGGGCGGACGGCGTGGCAATATGTGCAGGATGTCGCGGGGCGGCTGGGCGTGGCCCTGACAGAACCGCCGGCCGCCCCGCGCTGA
- the yajC gene encoding preprotein translocase subunit YajC, which produces MLITPAYAQAAPAAGGTDMLMSLLPFVLIFVIMYFLILRPQQKKVKAHQEMVKSIRRGDTVVTSGGLIGKVARVIDDSEIELQLSEGVKIRQLRGMISEVRAKGEPAKEDTES; this is translated from the coding sequence ATGTTGATTACGCCCGCCTATGCGCAGGCCGCCCCCGCCGCCGGCGGTACCGACATGCTGATGTCGCTGCTGCCCTTCGTGCTGATTTTCGTGATCATGTACTTCCTGATTCTGCGTCCGCAGCAGAAGAAGGTGAAGGCGCATCAGGAAATGGTGAAGAGCATCCGTCGCGGCGACACGGTCGTCACTTCGGGCGGTCTCATCGGCAAGGTGGCCCGGGTGATCGACGACAGCGAGATCGAGCTGCAGCTTTCCGAAGGCGTGAAGATCCGCCAGCTGCGTGGCATGATCTCCGAGGTTCGCGCCAAGGGCGAGCCGGCCAAGGAAGACACCGAGTCCTGA
- the secD gene encoding protein translocase subunit SecD encodes MLYFSKWKAFAILAVSAIICLMAVPSLLSPSAYDSLPHVLQRKIVLGLDLQGGSYIVLQVDAQSVRKIRLEHLRDDARRVLRDAKIGYTGLAIQGDAVQVRIRDGQDVDAALTQLRALAQPLGGAMSTSGQLDTDVSRDGNTISLSPTSAGIQSRTIQAVSQSIEIIRKRIDQLGTTEPSIQRQGADRIQVQVPGLQDPSRLKALLGQTAQLSFRLVDNTMSAQQALQGRPPAGTDVLYSQDNPPVPYLIEQRVLVAGEDLTDAQPSFDPTTREPVVTFRFNTNGARRFAEATQANVGRPFAIILDNHVISAPVIREPIMGGSGQISGNFTVQQANDLAILLRAGALPVPLQVVEERTVGPGLGADSIRAGLIASIVGATLVALFMVATYGLFGVIANIAVAINVGMIFGVLAMLGATLTLPGIAGVVLTVGIAVDSNVLIYERIREEARAGRSAISAIDAGFSRALATILDSNITTFIAAAVLFYVGSGPVRGFAITFGIGIITTVFTAFTLTRLMVALWVRWQRPQRVPI; translated from the coding sequence ATGCTTTACTTCTCGAAATGGAAGGCGTTCGCGATCCTGGCGGTCTCGGCCATCATCTGCCTGATGGCCGTGCCGAGCCTGTTGTCGCCATCCGCCTATGACAGCCTGCCGCACGTCCTCCAGCGCAAGATCGTGCTGGGCCTCGACCTTCAGGGTGGGTCCTACATTGTCCTGCAGGTCGACGCCCAGTCCGTGCGCAAGATCCGCCTTGAGCATCTGCGCGATGACGCGCGTCGCGTGCTTCGCGATGCCAAGATCGGCTATACCGGCCTCGCCATTCAGGGCGACGCGGTGCAGGTCCGCATCCGCGACGGGCAGGATGTCGACGCGGCGCTGACCCAGCTGCGGGCCCTTGCCCAGCCGCTGGGCGGCGCGATGTCGACCAGTGGCCAGCTCGACACCGATGTCTCGCGCGATGGCAACACCATCTCGCTCTCGCCCACGTCGGCCGGCATCCAGTCGCGCACCATCCAGGCGGTGTCGCAGTCCATCGAGATCATCCGCAAGCGTATCGACCAGCTCGGCACCACCGAGCCGTCGATCCAGCGCCAGGGTGCCGACCGCATCCAGGTGCAGGTGCCCGGCCTGCAGGACCCGTCGCGCCTCAAGGCGCTGCTGGGCCAGACGGCGCAGCTGAGCTTCCGCCTCGTCGACAACACGATGAGCGCGCAGCAGGCGCTGCAGGGGCGCCCGCCGGCGGGCACCGACGTGCTCTATTCCCAGGACAATCCCCCGGTTCCCTATCTGATCGAGCAGCGCGTCCTCGTCGCCGGCGAGGACCTCACCGACGCGCAGCCGAGCTTCGACCCGACGACGCGCGAGCCGGTGGTGACCTTCCGCTTCAACACCAACGGCGCCCGCCGCTTTGCCGAGGCGACGCAGGCCAATGTCGGCCGGCCCTTCGCCATCATTCTCGACAACCACGTGATCTCCGCGCCGGTCATCCGCGAGCCGATCATGGGGGGCTCGGGTCAGATCAGCGGCAATTTCACCGTGCAGCAGGCGAACGATCTCGCCATCCTGCTGCGGGCCGGCGCGCTGCCGGTGCCGCTGCAGGTGGTGGAAGAGCGCACCGTCGGCCCCGGCCTCGGCGCGGATTCGATCCGGGCTGGCCTCATCGCCTCCATTGTCGGCGCGACCCTGGTGGCGCTGTTCATGGTCGCGACCTATGGCCTGTTCGGCGTCATCGCCAACATCGCGGTCGCGATCAATGTCGGCATGATCTTCGGCGTGCTGGCCATGCTGGGGGCGACGCTGACCCTGCCCGGCATTGCCGGCGTGGTGCTCACCGTCGGCATCGCGGTCGACTCCAACGTGCTGATCTATGAGCGCATCCGCGAGGAGGCGAGGGCGGGACGCTCGGCGATCTCCGCCATCGACGCCGGCTTCTCGCGCGCGCTGGCGACGATCCTCGACTCGAACATCACCACCTTCATCGCGGCGGCGGTGCTGTTCTATGTCGGTTCCGGCCCGGTGCGCGGCTTCGCCATCACCTTCGGCATCGGCATCATCACCACCGTGTTCACCGCCTTCACGCTGACCCGCCTTATGGTGGCGCTGTGGGTGCGCTGGCAGCGCCCCCAGCGCGTGCCGATCTGA
- the secF gene encoding protein translocase subunit SecF, producing the protein MRLLRIVPDDTNFDFIRFRRISFPISALLSIVALVAFFTLGLNFGIDFKGGTLLEVRYANNTLNISDVRSRLESLDLGEVQIQEIGNDGEVLIRVAQQPGGEQAQQAVVGKVRAALGDGVEYRRVEVVGPRVSQELLSYGIVGLMMAVFCILVYLWFRFEWQFALGASIANFHDIVLTIGFMAIFQIDFDLTSVAALLTILGYSLNDTIVIYDRIREMLRRYKKMPTEELLNASINSTLSRSVITHVTVTLALLALVLFGGRAIHSFSVTMMFGVVLVGTYTSIFIASPLLIYLGVSTRAMAEKAEKEAKSANTKAERLAP; encoded by the coding sequence ATGCGTCTGCTCCGCATCGTTCCGGACGACACGAATTTCGACTTCATCCGCTTCCGGCGGATCAGCTTCCCGATCTCGGCCCTGCTGTCGATCGTGGCGCTGGTGGCGTTCTTCACGCTCGGCCTCAATTTCGGCATCGACTTCAAGGGCGGCACGCTGCTTGAGGTGCGCTACGCCAACAACACGCTGAACATCTCCGATGTCCGCTCCCGCCTCGAGTCGCTCGACCTTGGTGAAGTGCAGATCCAGGAGATCGGCAATGACGGCGAGGTGCTGATCCGCGTCGCCCAGCAGCCGGGCGGCGAGCAGGCGCAGCAGGCCGTGGTCGGCAAGGTGCGCGCGGCGCTCGGCGACGGCGTCGAGTATCGCCGCGTCGAGGTGGTCGGCCCGCGCGTCTCGCAGGAATTGCTGAGCTACGGCATCGTCGGACTGATGATGGCGGTGTTCTGCATCCTGGTTTACCTGTGGTTCCGCTTCGAGTGGCAGTTCGCCCTCGGCGCCTCGATCGCCAACTTCCACGACATCGTGCTCACCATCGGGTTCATGGCGATCTTCCAGATCGACTTCGACCTGACCAGTGTGGCTGCGCTGCTGACCATTCTCGGCTACTCGCTGAACGACACGATCGTCATCTATGACCGCATCCGCGAAATGCTGCGGCGCTACAAGAAGATGCCGACCGAGGAACTGCTGAACGCCTCGATCAACTCCACCCTGTCGCGCTCGGTCATCACCCATGTCACGGTGACGCTGGCGCTGCTGGCGCTGGTGCTGTTTGGCGGGCGGGCGATCCATTCCTTCTCGGTCACGATGATGTTCGGCGTGGTGCTGGTCGGCACCTACACCTCCATCTTCATCGCCTCGCCGCTGCTCATCTATCTCGGGGTTTCCACGCGGGCGATGGCGGAAAAGGCGGAGAAGGAAGCCAAGAGCGCCAACACCAAGGCGGAACGCCTCGCGCCGTGA
- a CDS encoding Mth938-like domain-containing protein, with product MATPDAHLPYQVPIDGYARGAFHFAGMASAGSILALPSGIHAWSPLEPREIDEAALARVFAEAGSFQLLLIGTGVDPWPLPEALRWRLRDAGLSVDTLPTRSAASTYNVLLAEGRPVAAALLALP from the coding sequence ATGGCGACGCCCGACGCCCATCTCCCGTATCAGGTGCCGATCGACGGCTATGCGCGCGGCGCGTTCCACTTCGCGGGCATGGCCTCGGCCGGCTCCATCCTCGCGCTGCCCTCCGGCATCCATGCCTGGTCACCGCTGGAGCCGCGCGAGATTGATGAAGCCGCCCTCGCGCGGGTCTTCGCCGAGGCGGGCAGCTTCCAATTGCTGCTGATCGGCACCGGCGTCGACCCCTGGCCGCTGCCCGAGGCGCTGCGCTGGCGGCTGCGAGATGCCGGGCTCTCGGTCGATACCCTCCCTACACGGTCGGCCGCCTCGACCTATAATGTGCTTCTGGCGGAAGGCCGCCCGGTCGCCGCCGCGCTGCTCGCGCTGCCCTGA